From the Paenibacillus sp. MMS20-IR301 genome, the window CCAGCCGCAGCGGATCACCGCTCAGCTGGAAGGGAACCTCGGGAGGAATCTCGACCGACAGCCTCAGGCCCTTGTCCTGCGCTGACTGGCCTGATAGATCTATCGCATGCCCGATCACATCCGGCAGCTCGAAATCTATATTCTCCAGCTCCAGCCGGCCTGATTCCACCTTAGAGAAATCAAGAATTTCATTAATAATGCCAAGCAGCGAAGTACCGGCATTATGGATTTTAGAAATATAATCCTTCTGTTTAGGATCAAGGTCTGTCTTGAGTGCAAGATGGGCCATACCGATAATCGCATTCATCGGCGTCCGGATCTCGTGGCTCATATTGGCCAGGAACTGGGACTTGGCAGCTGTTGCTTCTTCAGCCAGATTAAGCGCGAACTTCAGCTCCTCCTCCTTACGCTTCACCTCGGTAATATCCTCGGATACACTTAGCAGATACAGCGGGGTGCCGTCCGAATCCAGCAGCGGTACCTTTGAGGTCAGGACATACTTCAGATTGCACAGCTCGGCATCGTCTGTATTAATTTCAATTTCACTGAAAAATTTACCCGTATCCAGCACTTTCCGGTCACTGCTGTTCAGCCTGCTCGCAAGCTCCCTTGGAAACAGATCATAATTATCCTTGCCTTCCATCTCCTCCGGAGTGAAGCCGACAAAAGCGGCCCCGGCCTGATTAGCCTTGAAGATCTTCAGGGTCTGCGCTTCTTTGACAGTGATCATGACCGGAATGTGGTTAATGATGGCATCGAGGAAATTACGGCTGTTAAGCAGCTCCTTCTCCTTGGACTTCATTACGCTGATATCCGTCAGAATTCCCATATATCCGCCAACCGTACCGTCTGACAGATGATAGGCCGACAATGAATACAGGATATCATGCACTTCCCCGGACGCGAATTCCCGCTGCACCTGCCGGTTCACCGGCTGCCCGCTGATTATCACTTCCTCTTTCATCTCATTAATGATGCCCAGATCCTTACTGGAGAGATAGGGCAGATCGGACATCGGGGTTCCCGTCAACACCTCGCGGGATACCTGGAAGGCTTCCTCATAGGCTGTATTACAGCCGAAGAAATTCCCTTCAGCATCCATATACAGCATCGGGTGCGGCAAAGTATCCACCAGCTGGGAGGTGAAATACAGCTGATCGGAAAGCTCTTTTTTGATTCTTTTATACTCTGAGACATTCTCCTTAATGCCTACATAATGCGTAGTCTCTCCGTTATCATTAGTTATGGATGAGATAATTACAGCTTCGGTGTATTCTTCACCGCTCTTCTTGCGGTTGATGAATTCCCCCTGCCATTTTCCTTCAAGCTTAAGAGTCTCCCACAAATTACGGTAGGTTTCCCGGCTGGTTTTGTTCGATTTCAGAATGCCCGGTGTTTTACCGACGACCTCCTCCAATGTATAACCCGTAACCTCAGTGAAGTAGGGGTTTATGTATTCTATCCGGGTGTCCTTATCGGTAATTACAATAGACAGGGGAGATTGCTCAACAACGTCCATATAAAGTTTCAGCTTCTCACTGTACTCTCTTTCCGTCTCAAGCAGCTTCCTGGTGTTATTGATCTGTTTGGCGTACAGCCGTACGATGAAATAAGCCATAATAATAATAGTGAAATACAGGAACACATACACTGAGAACCCTTTGATTACGAAGACAAGCGCCGGATAAGCCAGGAACAGTATCCCGCCCTTTAACGTCCGCCCCTCCGCCTCCGGCTGTTGTTCATCCGCTTCCTGTACTGCCTGTTTCGGATACTTATAGAGCAGAATTCCGCTGGCGGCGGCACATAATACTGATATTTTATAGAATCCGTCTATAGGATAGCCCGAAATAATTCCATCACTGAGCGCCTGCATCAGATCCAGACAAGAAATCATGGACAGCGAGAACGTCAGCAGTATAAATCCCGAATTAAGGTATTCACGCCTCATATATACCCAGACCAGCATGAGCGCAGCCAGCGTCAGCAGCGGAACCAGCAGATAGAAGAACAGAATCAGGCTGCGGTAATTCATCTCCGTCAACGGTGAGAATCCGTCCTGAAAGAAAACAAACCAGACGCTGCCCACAATACATTCCAGTGTCGTAATCTGATCCCACAGCACCTGCAGCTTATTCATGCCGCGCTTGAAGATGCCGTACAGCTGCAAAGCCGCAATCAGTATAAAAATCCGGGTAACGCAGTAGAAAGTCAGGATAGTAAGAGTGAACGCCGAAGTATCCTCCCTGCCGAATTTGAAGCCATATTGGCCTATAATCAATAGCGCATTACAGATTACCCACAGGAAGAAGCCGAACTGGATCAGCCGCAGCGGCCGTTTCAGCAGTGATGGCGGAGGGCCTGATACCCGGTAATAGATGCAGACCAGCATTGGCGTGATAATCGTAAGAATTCCCCACAGGGGGCGGATATCCAGCAGCACTGACACCAGATAGGCTGCCAAGTAGACCGCCAGTCCCCCTAATAATCTGTTAGCTCTATATCTCTCCATCCCAATGCCAACCACCCTTGCCTCTATCTATTTTCCATCCCTGCAAAAGGAAATCTGTGCCTATCTATTCTATACGCAGATGTCATCGTCCCTCTACCTTTTTTTTCGACATTGTTCAGCAAAATACTTAGCTATTCCCGCCGAAAACCGGAAATCTATTAAATGCAAAAAAACCTCCCGGTTATCCGGGAAGCTTCTAATGAAATCTACAGGTTACACACCGTCATTCCGCCGTTTCCGCCTGATGCGCTTCCATCCACTCGCTTCCGAGCACGCCATAGGCATAAGTATTATGCCATCTCGGATTGCCGTATTCATCATGCTTGAAATACCCGGTCTGCAGAAAATGCCCTTCCCGGCGCAGCTTCAGCCGCTCCAGCAAATGCCATGATCGGTGATTATCCGGATTGCAAAATGCAGTCACCCGCCTGATTCCAAGCGTGCCGAACCCGTACGTAAGCAGCTTGCGGCAAGCCTCCACCGCATACCCGCAACCCTGATACCGGCCGTTAAACACATACCCCAGCATCCAGGTCTGAAACTGCGGAGGGTCCTGCTGCTGAAAATACAAGTTTCCGATCAGCTTACCGCTATCCTTCAGACACACAGCCCAAAAAGCCGGATCATCAGCCCGCCGCACGGCCTCAGTCTTGCTTGATGCTTCATCATATACACCGTAAGGCTCAAATCTCACAACTTCCTCCTGAGACAGATAATCATGCAGATCCTCTCCGTCCCCAGCCCTGAAGCGCCGGATGATTAACCGCTCCGTTGCGAATTCTTCCATTTGTCATTCCCCCGTTTTTGTACGCATAGAGAGTGTGATTCTGCCGCTTTTTTCATCTTATAAGCACATCCGATAGAAATCCAGTGTATCCGGTACTGAATCGGTCCATTTTCTTACAAATATACGAAACATTTTTTTCCAATCCACGTCTATACCTACAAATAACCGAAAGGACGGAAACTATGAAAATTAAACCCAAATTACTGCTTCTACCTGCACTGGCATTCGCACTCGCTTTCAGCATCCCTGCCGCTCCGGCCTCAGCAGCCAAGTCCGCTTCCGAAGTCCAGATTCAAATCACCTTCAGCAACGGACTGGACATAACCGGATCGGCAATAAGCAAGGCCCAGATTAAGAACGGTGTCTCCTATATGCCTGCCAGTCTGGTCAAGATTGCGGGAATCGAGATTGCCTGGAACAATTCAAGTAAAACCGCGTCATTCACCGGCTGGAACAAAAGCTTCCAGGTAAAGCTTGGCAGCATCAGCGGGGTACTCGACGGGAACAAGATCTCCCTGGACGGCGCTCCTTACATGTACAACAAGGAATTGTATGTTCCCGCCAAATTTCTGGCCAAAGCCATGGAAGGCGGGCCGGTAGTCTGGGATCCTGCAGCCAAAACACTGCTGCTGAACCGCCTGCATATGTACCGCAGCTATTCTGAAACCTATGAAGGTCAGGTCTACTCCTTGTCGCTTGACAGCGGAGAGCTCTATGTAACTTCGAAACAGAATAAGAAAACCAGGCTTGCCACACTGGGCTACGGCCTGGATCTCGTTGACTTCACCTTTGAGCGTACACCTGCCGGTCTTACACTGCTGCAGATCAGCAATAACTACGGTGAACCTCATATCCATGTTGAGTATTACAGCTATCTATTGAAGAATGGCAGCATCCTCCGCCAGGGGCATACCGATTTCCATACTACCTTCGGCGAGGCTGCAGTCTGGGCTGACGGCAAGCTGGTCATGAATGACCGGCAGACACTTAGGCTGATCGAGGATGGAACGTGCGCAGTAGCCGAGACGATAGATTTGCCTGAGCTGCTGGGTACTAGCGTAACACGCGATGTCTACTATAATGTTGAAGCGGTCTATCCCGATGTGCTGTTGGTCCGCCCCTCTAACAACGCCTTCCTCACGCTTGTCAACCGTTCGACCGGCGAACAGACTCTGCTGTACAAAGAACTGCTGAATCCCAGCCGCCAGCAGCAGGTAGAGCAGCCGGACTCCATGTTCCCAGGGGATTATCTTTACCTGATCAAGCGGGATGGTGATGTGTTCACCTTCAAGGCCCGCAACATGGTTAACGGCAAGGACGAGGTATATACGTATACTCTTGCGGGTACGGAGTAACCTCCATAATATTAAAAAGCCCGCCGGCCAAGGCCGGTGGGCAAGGAGTTAAAACGCGGTAATATGCGCATAAAAAAAGGCCCTCGAACCGAGCGACCAGCAGCGATGCTACAAACTGTGCAATGCTTCCATAATGTTGTCCTTCAAATACAGATGCTTCTCGGGTAATACGACTTCCTTGGCACCTGACACCTGAACACCTTGAGTACGCGCTTCTGTCTCTACTGCCTCAACAAATGACATCCTGTTGTCTTCCACATTTACCCTGATGTTATGTACATCCAGCAGATCAAGTATCAGAGTATGGTTTGTCTGTTCCATAGCAGATAGCTCCTTTCAGCATTTTCTCTATTGTGTCATAATGCGTCAGCTTTTGCCATGAAATATTTAACAGGATTTTTTATTTTACAAAAGGATACAAAACCCCGTCTGCCCCTAATTATAAAGGGCTGCAGACGGGGTTCTTCACGGTACAGCGTACATTCCGCTACTTGTTCATTCCGCCCAGGCTCGCGCCTGGAGCAAAGATCCGCTGAATATTGTGTTGCACCTCTGGATCTTCAATTAACGGCGGTGCCTGATGCGGCTTCACCCGGGCATCGATAATGACATTATCACAGCCCCAGTGCTTATGCTCCACTGTACTGTTCACCCCGTAGATATCATGGGAAGGGTTACTCCGGGTGAAGGTCGCCCAGAGGAAATTATTATGATGTCCGGACAGGAAACGGCTGTCATCACACACAATAATCATCGGGCAGGAATCCGGCATTCCCTGAGCTGAGAGCGCAGCACTTAAGCCGGCAAATTCCTGCGCTGCTGCTGAGTAATCTTGGAACGGCTTACCCTGCAGCGCCACAATACCCGGCAGAATCAGCGCCGCCGGCCCCCAGTCCTGCTGCGCGTGCAGAAGCTCCGGCACTTCTGTACAGAGGCTCCGTTTTTGCTCTCCAACCGCCGCAAAAATCACCTTGCTCCCGGTATTTATCCCGGTACCGGAATAATCCAGGGTATCAATGGTTGTATTCGTCTGGAAATGTATATCACGGCGCAGATTAATCCGCTCCAGAATATACGCCAGGAATCCGGGAATATCATGCGTGCTTACCGGGCGGTCCTCTTCCGCTGTAATGAACAGATACTTCGCCAGACTAAGCTGTCCTGTTCCGAGAATCCGGTTAGCAATCGTCAGAAGCTCCGCCGGCTGCTTAAGCTGCTGATACGGTGTATACCGTTCACTGCCGATAGCGAAGAGCAGCGGGTGCACACCGGAAGCGTCTACCGCATGCACCTCTTTGACTCCGGGGACCTCCGATTGGATGGCTCCGCCGGTCAGCTCATGAATCAGCTCGCCGAAGGCGGTGTCCTCTTGCGGCGGACGTCCGACAACGGTGAAGGGGAGAATTGCCCCCTGCTTGGCATATACCTTATGCACCCTCAGAACCGGGAAAGGATGGGTCAGGCTGTAATAGCCCAGATGATCGCCGAACGGGCCCTCCGGCTTGGTCTCGCCTGGATGGATCTCCCCTGTAATGACGAAATCCGCATCACTGCTGATACAGTAGCCGTCCACATAGCTGTAGCGGAAATGGCGTCCGGCCAGCAGCCCGGCGAAGGTCATCTCGCTCAAGCCCTCCGGCAGCGGCATTACCGCCGATAAGGTATGCGCCGGAGGTCCGCCGATGAAGATGCTTACCTTGAGCGGCTCTCCGCGCTTGTTCGCGTGACTCTGATGAATTCCGATGCCGCGGTGAATCTGGTAATGTACCCCGGCCTCCTTATTCAGCTCATACTCATTCCCGCTGATCTGGATACGGTACATTCCAAGATTGGAGTTCATAATCCCCGGCTTGTCCGGGTCTTCCGAATACACCTGCGGCAGGGTGATGAAGGCACCGCCGTCATCCTGCCAATGCTTGATCTGGGGAAGATCAGATAGCTTGATTTCCCCGAAGCCGGCAGGCACACCGCCCTGCTTCTTCAGCGGCAGTGCTTTTCTCGCCGCAAGCGCGGTCCCGGCATACCTGAACGGCTGCTTAAGCGCCTTCATAGGATTACTGCGCAGGGCAATAACGGCCTGCGAGGATTCCCAGGTATCCCGGAAAATGAACTTGCTGCGCTCTATAGTGCCGAACAGGTTCGATACCGCACGGTATTTCGAGCCCTTAACCTTTTCGAATAACAGTGCGGGACCACCTGCTTCATAGACCTTCATATGTATTGCCGCCATCTCCAGATGCGGGTCAACTTCCTCATGTATGCGAATTAAATGGCCGTGCTTCTCCAGGTCAATAATACATTCTTCCATTGTGCGATATGACATGCTTCTACCCCGATCCTACAAAGAATATGAACCTCTATATTATCAATGAGAGCGCCGCCCAGGTCAATCGCCGGGAGATACCTGCAATTTTAAGTAATTTCTTGCCTTCCTCTCCAAGGTGCCTATATTATAATTGTAAACCGGACAGCTCCGGATAAACAAACGGCAAAGGAGCCTTGCAAATGGTCATTAAAAAAGTAACCTGGCTGGAGCTCTTCTACGATCTGCTGTTTGTCGCAGCGGTATCCAAAGCCAGCCATGTGCTGCTGCATGTAGAGGATGAGATCCTGTCAATGGAGACACTGGGCAAATTCGTCCTGATTTTCATTCCGATCTGGTGGGCCTGGGTAGGGCAGACGCTGTTTGTGAACCGCTATGGGCAGGATACATTACAGCACCGGATGTTCCTCATCATCCAGCTGTTCTTCGTACTGATCATGACAGCCAGCCTGTCTGTAGATTTCGACACCAATTATTATCCGTTCCTGATCGGCTATCTCGGGCTGCGTGCCATGACTGCGGTACAATATCATTATGCGCATGCCAGGGAGACCGGCCATCTGCGGAACACGGCCCGCTACCTGGGAACACGCTTCTGGATCGGGCTCGTGATCTCCGCGTGCTCGCTGTTCTTCGACTCCTGGCTCCGGTATGCCGTCCTGTACGCCGGGATTGTGCTGGATGTCTTGCTCCCGCTGACCGGACGGAAGATTCTTGTAAAGACTCCCGCCAACACGCATCATCTGCTGGAGCGCTTCTCCCTGTTTGCCCTGATCCTGCTTGGTGAATCTGTAGTCAGCATTCTTGCCGTTCTGCAGTCCAGCACCTGGACCGGACAATCCGTCAGCTTCGCAGCCTTGACCTTTGTGCTGATTATCGCAATGTGGTGGCAGTATTATGACAACCTGGAGAAAAAGGTTGACCAGCATGTGCAAACTGCCGGACAGACGATTATTTACGGGCATCTCTTTATCTACTTGTCGTTATGTATGCTGGCCGCGTCGATCCAGCTGCTCTTCCTTGACCAGCTTCATTACGGGCTGATGCTGAATTTCATCTTCGGGTCTGTCTTGATCTACTTCGCATCTACAACCCTGGTCTTCCATGTCTACAGGCACAAGCAGCACCGGCTGGGCTTCATGCATCTGGCGCTGCTCACCGCCATCCTGGTCTGCTCCTATGTGCTGGATATCGTCATCCATATGCCGAATACGGTGATCATGGGGGAATTGGCCCTGTTCTTTGCGGTGTATGCGAAGATTACTACGTAGCATAATTAAGTGGAAAAACATCATATAATCCTGCGCGAAACACTTCGTCTGAGGATTTAATTGGAAAAACAGCACTTAATTCCACTGAATATCCGGCTTAAGGAAGTAATCAGTGGAATTAAGTGTATTATTTCCAATTAAATTTGTTAATGAGTCTGTTACGGAGAAATTAAATGTACAAAATCCAACTAAACTTGCGGCGCGCGGCTAAGGAAGGTTGGCGGCCGCGGCTGAGCTACCAGTGAATTCAATCTGATCATAGCTGTAGTAAGCTTGCAGAATCTGCTCCCTGCCATCCATGAACAGTTGGTCAGCTACGCCGCCGGCCAGCTTCGGAATCGCATTCCTCAGGCCGGAGATCGCCGAGGCGGATAAGCCGCAGCTGGCCAGTGCGGAGTAATTGAAGACGAACAAGCCGTGCAGGAGACTCCGCCCGGCTTCATCCCGGCTCTGCAGCGCGAACGCGGAGCTGAGATATGGATGGGCATCCAGCAGCGGATTCGCCGCTCCTGCAGGCGCCTGGTAACGGTCACTCCAGCGGGCGATATGACGCTCAAGCCCCTGCAGCTCCGGCCGCAGCGCCGGATCACTGATCAGCCCGGTGCTGATGATCAGGAAGTCGAAGCTGAACTCCCCCTTAGGGGTTGTGACCTGCACCCCTTCCCCTGACCGGGCAACGCTTAGCCAAGGTGAACCGAGATGCAGGCGGAATCCCGGCCAGGCGGCGGCGCGGGCGAAGGTATCATTCGTCGGCGGCTGGTTGCAGCTGAAGAAATGCGAGATTACCGCATATTTGTCCTCATCCGCGAGGGCATGGAACCGATCAATCATACCGGAACCTTCCATCTGGCGGATAGGGTTGATCTTAGGCAGCTGCTCGCGCCGGACAAACACATGCGCTTCAGCCGCACCTTCATTGAGCGCGAAGCTGGCATTGTCGAAGGCCGAGGCCCCGCCGCCGAGGATGGCTATCCGCTTGCCGCGGAGTACGGCGGGATCGATCTTTTGCGAGGTATGTGCGTACAGATGCTCCGGCAGATTGGCTGAGATCATCGGCGGCACATGCCACTCGCCTCCGCCCTGAATACCTGTCGCCAGCACTATTTTACGTGCGAGCAGCTGCCCCTGCACCGCCCCTTTCCCTTCAACATGAAGCCGGAAAATCCCGTCAGAGCCGGGCTCGATCATCCGCAGGCGCACCTCATTTCTGACCGGCAGCTGCAGCACCTCCCGGTACCAGCGCAAGTAATCCATCCATTGCCCGCGCGGAATTTTGTCCACCTGCTCCCAGGCTTCCGCACCATGCTGGGCTTCCCACCAGGAGCGGAAGGTTAGTGAAGGAATTCCGAGATCTATCGAGGTCAAATGCTTCGGAGTGCGCAGCGTCACCATCCGGGCATAGGTAGTCCAAGGGCCTTCCAGTCCACCTGCATTCTCATCAATAATCAGAATGTTGGAGATCCGTTCGCGCAGCAGGCCGAAGGCAGCACCAAGGCCGCTTTGCCCGCCGCCCACAATTACTACATCGTAGACATGCCCTTCAGTATGCTTCAGAGGATGGACCCAGTCTGTGCCGCCATAGGCAAGATAAGACAAATCGGTCTTCACACGTTCATTCAAGGCTTGCAGGCTCATCATTCCTCAGACCTTTCGCTGGCATCTTTAGGCTGCATATTTACGGCTGTCCCGCAGTGTACCACACCTATACCTGTGGCCACATTATAGCTTTTATCCCCGCATTTTTAAATATTCGCGTTATGTTTATTGTCATCAAAACCAATTTACGCGCTTATAATTGTGAATCAAAACAATATTTCAGCTTTTTTAGAGTATATTCCTTGACACGAAACTTTGCACCTGGCTTAAGCAGCTATTTTCATGTCACTAATATTCACTCTGGAAATCATAAAGAAGTGAAGAAGCTTACTGAAACCGCTCGAAGCAATCATAATTCCGCTGGCGGTGAATCAGGTTGTCCTTGAATTCAAAAACACAGCAGAAATACGCCTTCAGCTCCTGACCTGCCTTGAAGGCTCCGGCGTCTACCGCTACAACAGCGCTCCAGACCACCTCGGCGATCAATGTATTCCCGGCTTCATAAGTATGCTGAATATCATACTTCTGTGAGGAGAGCAGCTTGCGGCCACCCGGCATCCGTTTGAATAACAGCTCACGGTCACTCACGGTAAGCTGGGGCGTTAACGCATTCGGAAATTCCGTCTGCTCAATCTCAGGGTGCAGGATTTGCGCGTAATCGGCCTCGTCTGTCTTAAATTGCTCTGTCAGCTCGAAAAATCTGGTAACTGTCTGCAGCTTCATTTTTCCATCTCCTGTCATCACAACTGAGGATAACCCTCTCTGTAGAATTTCGCCGGACAGCTGTCTTTTTCCTACTGTACTTAGAGCTGTTATTCCGCATTTCGTCTTCATACCTTGAGGGGATAGAGATGCTCATGATTATGATCATTGAATACATAAGCTGACCCCGGCTATATACTTCTGCTGTTCCTCATCTGGTATCATATGTCCGGATTGATCGAATTCAACAACAGCACAGAATGGCAGTTCAGTCCTATATATATGCAGCGTCTCATCTGACAGGTCCGAACCGAGCTCTGCCGTCTTGTTCCTGCCTGCAAACAGTGTGACTGGGATCAGAAGCTCAGGCAGCTGTGCGGAGAAGTCCACTTCCCGGGCATCCCGCGCTAACCCTTGAATGGCCTCCAGACGCATATAGTTCAGAATCGGCACCTCTTGATACACCAGGCTGCTCCAGAAATTCACCGCTTCAGCAGACAAGCTGCGGTGAAGTGGTGGCTGGTCTACAAGAATAAGCCCCTTCATCTGCTCCTGATGCTGCAGACTCCAGCCAAGCGCATAAGCGGCACCACGTGAGAACCCAAGAATATAATAGTTCTCCAGCCTGCAATGCCGCACCACCGCCGCAATATCAGACAGATGGTCCTCCAGCCCATAGCCGGTTGCTGGCGTTGAGCTCAGCCCCCGGCCGCGGAAGCTGAATGCTAACACATGTCCCGGTACATTCGCCAGAAGCGGGATTGCCCGTTCTGCCGGCTCCCATAACCCGCCAATGATTAGCAGCGAAGCTTTACCGGAAGACTGTTTTCCGGATTCCAGAACATGTAACGCCAAGGGGCCATTATGTACAAAGTAACTTTTCAACTCTATCTTCATCCTCCCGCAAGAATTAGTATTTTTCCAACACACTATAAATATGTAACTTACTATTTATTATAATGTTAATGGTACAGCAATATCAAAACTCATGCTGTGACAAAAGGCAGCAGAGCGCAACAACGCGCCCCGGCTTAACCGGAGCGCATAATTCCCTTAGAAACGGGCTACGAAGAACTCACGGTTCGAAGGAACAAACTTCTGGGTGCGCTGCACATTATCCGCATCGATGATTCTAAGCGTGTAGCTTACAGTAGTCAGGGTGCTGATCGTATTAAACTGGGCTACGCCAAATTCATCAAACGGTGCGGTGATAACTGTGCCGGAGCTTCTGGTCAGTGTAGCCTTCCAGTCCTGGGTTTCATAAGGAACGTTATTGTTATTTACCGCGAGCACGATGAAATTGCTGAGAACCTGTTTAATTCTCCGTCTCTTGGGTCTGACCGCCGATGCTTTGGCTTTTTGGGACATAACGAGGCGTTTTGCCAGCAATGCCTTCTTCTCTGACTCTTTCAATTGCTTCACCACTTTCTGTTAGGATACAGTAGTAAATGCATGTCAGGAACAAAGCGAAACTTCTAATTGCCTACTGCTCATTGAAATGTGGTAGTGTCCTATATTCATAGTTTCGTACCCGCCAGGCATCCGGCCGCATATTATGCTCCCATAGAGGTGATCACAGTTATGAGTGACAAGTCATGGGTACAGCAGCATGCAGCCAAGCTTAACCATCCCCTGAAGCATATGATACGCAAGTCTTATTCATCTGCAGCTAATTCTGCAGCGATTCCGGTTATTATCCAGTTCAAGCGTCCGCTCACACCAGCCGGAATGCGGTCGCTGCAGACTCATCTGGGACAGCATGCTTTCAAGGTGAAGCATCATCTGCCGCTGCACCAGGCTGTTGCTTCACAGCTTTCGCTGAAATGCCTGGAACGGATGTGCTGCTGGCCCGGTGTCCGCAAGGTATATCTCGATGGAATCAAGAAAGCTAATCTGAATATTGCCACTCCGTCCATTGGAGCAACTGTAGTAAGACAGATCAAAGGGCTTACCGGTAAAGGGATTAACATCGCCGTCCTTGATACAGGGGTGTACCCGCATCCGGATCTGACCCGGCCCGTGAACCGGATCATTGCCTTCAAGGATTATATCAATCACCGGAAATGCCCCTATGATGATAACGGTCACGGTACACATATTACCGGGGATGCAGCCGGGAACGGCTGGTCGAGCAAGGGGAAATACAGAGGTCCGGCACCGGAGGCAGGTATCGCCGGCATCAAGGTGCTGGATAAGAACGGGGACGGCTACGATTCTACCATTATAAAAGGCATTGAATGGTGCATAGCCAACCGCAGGA encodes:
- a CDS encoding NAD(P)/FAD-dependent oxidoreductase; this encodes MSLQALNERVKTDLSYLAYGGTDWVHPLKHTEGHVYDVVIVGGGQSGLGAAFGLLRERISNILIIDENAGGLEGPWTTYARMVTLRTPKHLTSIDLGIPSLTFRSWWEAQHGAEAWEQVDKIPRGQWMDYLRWYREVLQLPVRNEVRLRMIEPGSDGIFRLHVEGKGAVQGQLLARKIVLATGIQGGGEWHVPPMISANLPEHLYAHTSQKIDPAVLRGKRIAILGGGASAFDNASFALNEGAAEAHVFVRREQLPKINPIRQMEGSGMIDRFHALADEDKYAVISHFFSCNQPPTNDTFARAAAWPGFRLHLGSPWLSVARSGEGVQVTTPKGEFSFDFLIISTGLISDPALRPELQGLERHIARWSDRYQAPAGAANPLLDAHPYLSSAFALQSRDEAGRSLLHGLFVFNYSALASCGLSASAISGLRNAIPKLAGGVADQLFMDGREQILQAYYSYDQIEFTGSSAAAANLP
- a CDS encoding alpha/beta hydrolase, giving the protein MALHVLESGKQSSGKASLLIIGGLWEPAERAIPLLANVPGHVLAFSFRGRGLSSTPATGYGLEDHLSDIAAVVRHCRLENYYILGFSRGAAYALGWSLQHQEQMKGLILVDQPPLHRSLSAEAVNFWSSLVYQEVPILNYMRLEAIQGLARDAREVDFSAQLPELLIPVTLFAGRNKTAELGSDLSDETLHIYRTELPFCAVVEFDQSGHMIPDEEQQKYIAGVSLCIQ
- a CDS encoding S8 family peptidase is translated as MSDKSWVQQHAAKLNHPLKHMIRKSYSSAANSAAIPVIIQFKRPLTPAGMRSLQTHLGQHAFKVKHHLPLHQAVASQLSLKCLERMCCWPGVRKVYLDGIKKANLNIATPSIGATVVRQIKGLTGKGINIAVLDTGVYPHPDLTRPVNRIIAFKDYINHRKCPYDDNGHGTHITGDAAGNGWSSKGKYRGPAPEAGIAGIKVLDKNGDGYDSTIIKGIEWCIANRRRLKLRILSMSFGGPVNPSPKDDILVQAVEKAVKAGLTVVIAAGNSGPGRGTVESPGISPSAITVGAVNDRRTVTQKDDRITFYSSRGPAPGGKVKPDLVAPGDAVVSLRAPGSVLVREFPGNKVGKRYFRLSGTSISTPIVSGAAALLLQRSPGLTPGQVKALLKRNAFPLGLKPNTAGSGEVNVRFLNRSCLFPHSPNKPLR